The following are encoded together in the Daphnia magna isolate NIES linkage group LG8, ASM2063170v1.1, whole genome shotgun sequence genome:
- the LOC123475572 gene encoding uncharacterized protein LOC123475572, with product MKITIQFKSFIYFVLLIISPQHPRYQDFKVSLISQPSSIPFSSSLWFIIIAFLCQPPWIGFNNICIFFWTANIHLRLVQHCRFDNFGSFVPSGPHATTFILSSCRCCLRLHIIAVFVDVFAFISVSSSWPSSPLFHRRLVLAVFAFVSSLSWPSFSTPSLRRRHVLRPSRREVTVDRRPGIALFCVVMFKLTRWLPPRLRPIFFVAYRDRPQWPSPQGALGNAPVGTSLCRCGGGFLRVCIPCNGFRHRVSPDLSSDKSHLVRDPYDAILSYCSLSNLRVAWPGSQRVNLVKCMYVYVYISVYIYRYVK from the exons ATGAAGATCACCATCCAGTTCAA GAGCTTCATCTACTTTGTGTTGCTAATCATCAGCCCTCAGCATCCCAGGTATCAAGATTTCAAAGTTTCTCTGATTAGCCAACCATCATCCATACCCTTCAGCTCTTCATTGTG GTTCATCATCATTGCCTTTCtatg CCAGCCCCCATGGATAGGCTTTAACAACatctgcatttttttttg GACTGCAAATATTCATCTTCGTTTGGTACAACACTGCCGTTTTGACAATTTTGGTAGTTTCGTCCCCAGTGGACCACACGC AACTACATTTATTTTGTCTTCCTGTCGTTGTTGTCTACGACTTCACAtcatcgctgtcttcgttgacgtcttcgccttcatctccgtctcgtcgtcttggccgtcttcgccCTTGTTTCATCGCCGTctcgtcttggccgtcttcgcctttgtTTCATCGCTGTCTTGGCCGTCTTTTTCTACGCCATCACTTCGTCGCCGACATGTCCTTCGCCCTTCACGTAGGGAGGTCACCGTGGATCGTCGTCCTGGTATTGCTTTATTTTGCGTTGttatgtttaagttaacccgttggctgccaccccgtttgcgtcccattttttttgtagcttatagggaccggccgcaatggccttcgccgcaaggcgccttaggcaatgcaccagtagggacttctctttgtcgatgcggtggcggattcctgagggtgtgcattccctgtaatggattccgtcaccgtgtcagcccggacttgtcttcggacaagtcccaccttgttcgcgatccttatGACGCGATACTTAGTtactgtagtttaagcaacctacgggttgcatggcctggcagccaacgggttaatttAGTTAAGTGTATGTATGTTTATGTATATATTTCTGTGTATATTTATCgttatgtaaaatag
- the LOC116929544 gene encoding short transient receptor potential channel 4-associated protein, with protein sequence MKKIANISVQFLSSQYSGRGPCNITQVHAEVLSRYPGLVSQVAPVMKILQTCIYNGPPHPEDLTKLLDKFHGQLKPSVTLEAALNERTENQQNDQLAIVFNKEGGMDLLITLILSYVPYDSLSKAKFGMEIIHRTRRNADAMRIQKMCLVILRQLSILDPDCSLALSTCDTLLAHCFRVLKSTTLTETSCDLIEHLLLSRNDLVQLDGFKRLSDVLQQLDDETLSQTYRVLSLAVSDVDESENRASLLAQRRQKLNTRVNEMTVSSLNRDYVVAIPGLLGKVLNYACSLPFVPRYPLPSTENEQWMAWIDENLSHNSHSFDTVGGFLQAVLEDVFRDELEMSSQVNMDTESYVADALELPSQLTRRVDALYLLSLLLTGSQRGKVQEILAKLGIGPLLSALFEQFLWKPSTTRHTTDHANQCNCSPEMILKIQLLRLVHNFCSHSSYKHVLLSYSEMDELKQLYTEFESSTVPNSASNSSSSSASTSSGVGVTTTLASLPYCTGGSGLLSKIIRVLKNVPTSSIFRFWLCRAVESWLRSSSHYGVADQLFVITRGLLQHIVHVLLESESAVEPSVVVGGVAGIARNNNGSLVSGPPREVAQSSFDLLGEMIRFNMEACRQLDILLPNEAKVSKYLEVVHGNLIDSNMFLRSVFLTMDHCMEGGTGGRFQQAAVFFPTSKFFSWFLHLRRRVCYLALLVSSISVDTLTLENVSCLNTALIILMLAARQGTLTNCLKMLATATIEQLRLGPAGIEDRLGANKKRCLEPRHILSSLFQLLRFWRVHYQPGDQSCISLEKGSGIAFEEWIRTIDLLTSVDTTSPYSLLHYLPEDQSRIVQTWDIEMECN encoded by the exons atgaagaaaattgCGAACATATCTGTGCAGTTTTTGTCAAGTCAATATTCAGGTAGAGGACCCTGCAATATTACCCAG GTCCATGCTGAAGTCCTATCACGGTATCCTGGCCTAGTGTCCCAGGTTGCCCCCGTAATGAAGATCCTTCAGACATGTATCTACAATGGTCCCCCACACCCTGAAGACCTTACCAAGTTGCTTGAT AAATTCCATGGACAGTTGAAACCTTCTGTTACTCTGGAAGCTGCACTGAATGAAAGGACTGAGAACCAGCAAAACGATCAGCTGGCAAttgttttcaacaaagaaGGGGGAATGGACTTGTTGATCACCCTAATACTGTCTTACGTGCCCTATGATTCCCTCTCTAAAGCAAAGTTTGG AATGGAAATCATACatagaacaagaagaaatgcCGATGCAATGCGTATTCAGAAGATGTGCCTAGTGATTTTGAGACAGCTATCCATCCTCGATCCAGATTGCAGTCTTGCTTTGTCTACCTGCGACACACTTTTAGCGCATTGCTTCCGCGTGTTGAAGTCCACTACGTTGACGGAAACATCCTGCGATCTCATTGAGCACCTTCTGCTATCGAGGAATGACCTAGTCCAGTTGGACGGTTTTA AGAGGTTAAGTGACGTATTGCAGCAACTGGACGATGAGACCTTGTCTCAGACATACCGTGTTCTTTCCTTGGCAGTCTCTGATGTCGACGAAAGTGAGAACAGGGCCTCTC TTTTGGCTCAGCGTCGGCAAAAGCTTAACACACGTGTCAATGAGATGACCGTATCCAGTTTGAATCGAGACTATGTCGTTGCCATACCTGGTCTTTTGGGAAAAGTCCTGAATTACGCTTGTAGCCTGCCTT TTGTTCCTCGTTATCCCCTTCCCAGCACCGAAAATGAACAATGGATGGCTTGGATTGATGAAAATTTGTCACATAACAGTCATAGTTTCGATACCGTCGGCGGATTCCTTCAAG CTGTACTGGAGGATGTCTTCCGGGATGAGCTCGAGATGAGCTCACAAGTCAACATGGATACGGAAAGCTACGTGGCGGATGCGTTGGAGCTGCCATCCCAATTGACCCGTCGAGTCGACGCTCTTTATTTATTAAGTTTACTGTTGACGGGTAGCCAAAGAGGCAAAGTGCAAGAAATTTTAGCCAAATTAGGCATTGGGCCGCTCTTGTCCGCTTTATTTGAACAATTCCTCTGGAA GCCGTCCACAACAAGACATACTACTGACCACGCTAATCAATGCAATTGCAGTCCC GAAATGATCTTAAAGATCCAATTGCTTCGTTTAGTGCATAACTTCTGCTCCCATAGCAGTTACAAACATGTCCTACTTTCCTATAGTGAAATGGATGAGCTAAAACAGCTATACACCGAATTCGAAAGTTCTACTGTGCCGAATAGCGCTAGCAACAGCTCTTCATCGTCAGCTTCCACCTCTTCCGGCGTTGGCGTTACTACGACCCTAGCCAGCTTACCTTATTGCACGGGAGGTTCTGGTTTGCTTTCCAAAATAATTCGCGTTTTGAAAAATGTGCCAACTTCATCGATTTTTCG TTTTTGGCTGTGTCGTGCTGTCGAGAGCTGGTTACGTAGCAGTAGCCATTACGGAGTAGCAGATCAGCTTTTTGTAATCACACGAGGTTTGTTGCAGCACATTGTCCACGTATTGCTGGAGAGCGAATCAGCTGTTGAACCGTCCGTGGTTGTGGGTGGAGTCGCAGGCATCGCCCGCAATAATAACGGATCTCTTGTCTCGGGACCACCGCGTGAAGTGGCCCAGAGTAGCTTTGACCTTCTAGGAGAAATGATCCGCTTTAACATGGAAGCCTGCAGACAACTAGATATCTTGCTACCCAACGAAGCTAAA GTTTCTAAATATCTGGAGGTGGTTCATGGCAATTTAATTGATTCAAACATGTTTTTGCGATCTGTCTTCTTGACGATGGATCACTGCATGGAGGGCGGCACTGGTGGTCGTTTTCAGCAAGCGGCGGTTTTTTTCCCGACgtccaaatttttttcatggtTCTTACACCTACGTCGGCGTGTATGCTATCTGGCTCTGTTAGTTTCATCCATTTCAGTCGATACCCTAACGCTTGAGAACGTCAGCTGTCTCAACACGGCCCTTATTATTTTAATGCTAGCGGCCCGCCAGGGTACACTGACTAATTGCCTAAAAATGCTGGCGACTGCTACGATCGAGCAGCTTCGACTTG GGCCGGCTGGAATTGAAGATAGATTAGGAGCTAACAAGAAGCGGTGTTTGGAGCCACGTCACATATTATCGAGCTTGTTTCAGTTGCTGCGCTTTTGGCGAGTTCACTACCAACCGGGTGACCAGTCGTGCATTTCTCTGGAAAAAGGTTCGGGTATTGCGTTCGAAGAATGGATCCGCACCATCGACTTGCTGACGAGCGTCGATACTACGTCACCCTATTCTTTGCTTCATTATTTGCCGGAAGATCAATCCCGCATCGTTCAAACCTGGGATATTGAAATGGAATGTAATTGA
- the LOC116929545 gene encoding Golgi reassembly-stacking protein 2 — protein MGGSQSLQIPGGGTEGYHVLRVQDGSPGQRAGLESFFDFIVAIGSTRLDQDNETLKDLLKLNIEREVKLTVYSSKSQTVRQVGIIPSQMWGGSGLLGVSIRFCSFEGANENVWHILDVQPNSPAQQACLQAHTDYIIGADSVLHESEDLFTLVEAHENRQLKLYVYNTESDSCREVTITPNSQWGGEGSLGCGIGYGYLHRIPLRSSSDIRTTEKIPLLSEQTSEEGVGVPSNPNPLELGAIPTIPTLPTSSATTLQAIFGPPPTTNEDFVVQTNASTNSAELPAPIFTGVTMPAPAPPNIPGMPSLPPLTTPISLPGMPPITVSCSLPQSALQGVAPTPPPPSTAVLPPPPQMSENPSPPGINPYRAIPSGAAGV, from the exons ATGGGTGGCTCTCAAAGTTTACAAATTCCCGGTGGAGGTACTGAAGGGTATCATGTTCTAAGG GTGCAAGATGGATCACCGGGACAGCGAGCTGGACTGGAATCATTCTTTGATTTTATAGTCGCTATTGGAAGCACCCGTCTG GATCAAGATAATGAGACGCTGAAAGACCTTCTCAAGTTAAACATTGAGCGTGAAGTAAAACTAACAGTCTATAGTTCAAAATCCCAGACTGTTCGGCAGGTTGGAATTATCCCCAGTCAGATGTGGGGTGGCTCAGGCCTATTGGGTGTCTCCATTcgattttgttcttttgaGGGTGCCAACGAAAATGTTTGGCACATTTTG GATGTGCAGCCAAATTCGCCAGCCCAACAAGCTTGTCTGCAGGCTCACACTGACTATATCATTGGTGCTGATTCAGTGTTGCATGAAAGTGAAGATCTTTTTACTTTAGTGGAAGCCCATGAAAACAGACAGTTGAAGCTTTATGTCTACAATACTGAGAGTGATTCATGTCGTGAAGTGACAATCACACCAAACTCTCAGTGGGGAGGAGAGGGCAG CCTTGGTTGTGGGATTGGTTATGGTTATCTACATCGTATTCCTCTGCGGTCGAGTAGTGACATCCGAACAACAGAGAAAATACCACTGCTATCAGAGCAAACTAGCGAGGAAGGTGTTGGCGTGCCATCGAATCCAAATCCATTAGAACTTGGAGCTATTCCGACAATTCCTACTCTACCGACTTCGTCTGCTACCACTCTTCAG GCTATTTTTGGTCCACCACCTACCACGAATGAGGATTTCGTCGTTCAAACTAATGCTTCGACAAATTCAGCTGAACTTCCCGCACCTATATTTACGGGCGTGACTATGCCTGCCCCAGCTCCCCCCAATATACCAGGCATGCCTAGCCTACCACCATTAACAACGCCAATTTCTCTCCCTGGCATGCCCCCTATTACAGTGAGTTGTTCTTTGCCTCAATCTGCTCTTCAAGGGGTTGCTCCTacccctcctcctccttcgACAGCAGTATTACCTCCGCCACCTCAAATGTCAGAAAATCCATCACCGCCCGGCATTAATCCGTACAGAGCGATACCAAGTGGTGCGGCTGGAGTGTAA
- the LOC116931324 gene encoding GMP synthase [glutamine-hydrolyzing]-like → MYSTVYLHVISFSFYLLSDNVSISLGAVPVLNPTVCKKRRWKKSAHHADPHKARSIVREKCVETEILALETQGALLLQQGYEAITISGGPNSVNAVMVDYANMAAKEHALLLNRIEIATSEEERLVLEELSSRNQYVAPLLPIHIGGVKGRTYSYFVELSSDQTQPNWNDLAPYARLIQRVCYKFGKAGRESVTDVTPTYLTSNILAILREADYLSNKILRDSGCYNKKLAQMLIIQS, encoded by the exons AtgtacagtacagtatatttgcatgttatttctttcagtttttatttgctgtCAGACAATGTTTCCATATCTTTAGGTGCAGTTCCTGTACTCAACCCTACAGTGTGCAAAAAAAGACGGTGGAAAAAATCTGCTCATCATGCTGATCCGCACAAAGCCAGATCCAT AGTCAGAGAAAAATGTGTAGAAACTGAAATTCTAGCCCTGGAAACCCAAGGTGCccttctgcttcaacaaggcTATGAAGCAATTACAATTTCAGGAG GTCCCAATTCAGTTAACGCGGTGATGGTCGATTATGCTAATATGGCAGCTAAGGAACATGCCTTATTGCTTAATCGGATTGAAATCGCGACGTCGGAAGAAGAGCGTCTTGTTCTAGAAGAACTGTCCAGTCGCAACCAGTATGTTGCCCCGCTACTGCCTATTCACATTGGCGGTGTTAAG GGCCGAACTTATAGCTATTTCGTAGAACTGAGCTCTGATCAGACACAGCCAAACTGGAATGATCTAGCCCCCTACGCCCGCTTGATACAGCGTGTTTGCTATAAATTCGGAAAGGCTGGGCGTGAATCGGTGACAGACGTTACACCTACCTACTTAACGAGTAACATTTTGGCGATCTTGAGGGAAGCGGATTATTtgtcaaataaaatattacgGGATTCGGGTTGCTATAATAAGAAGCTAGCGCAGATGCTAATCATCCAATCTTGA
- the LOC116929538 gene encoding formin-like protein 16 yields the protein MAKNKIVFLPVFTVILVLICPQNAIHGKQNFFRRWMSRSSLNKWSFAKSRQDVFGVGVGLVGPDVYDPGLSAARWTTSDVVPAQHAVLIDSSRNLIRNDGLVAQTDGNGGAIAGPIVAGVAGAAAGAAGAAAVASVAALAAKSSLLWWIASGMTGQKPKPPKPPKDPKPPHRPKPPKDPKPPKDPKPPKDPKPPKDPKPPKDPKPPKDPKPPKDPKPPKDPKPPKDPKPPKDPKPPKDPKPPHHWKPIKGPKPPKHPKPTWDDKPPHHWKPIKDPKPPKHPKPPKDHKPPKHPKPWHHLKPIKDPKKGELGDYEYVTEDYDNVEWTTMENAILETTTETTFTHLTFCQDGDDLIDSPMEVVTDVASGSFTIKGKDEKNCSLSITEPTGENISLSCDIITLGNDESSIKITDGIAVVADANVPNSGVFSYTSMTNELILNIRKRGTPDYSCWWTPVYAN from the exons ATGGCTAAGAATAAAATTGTCTTTCTACCAGTATTCACG GTGATTCTTGTCCTTATCTGTCCGCAAAATGCCATCCACGGAAAACAGAATTTCTTTCGGCGTTGGATGTCTCGTTCATCTTTGAACAAATGGTCCTTCGCCAAATCACGCCAGGACGTGTTCGGCGTGGGAGTTGGCCTCGTCGGTCCTGATGTCTACGATCCTGGTTTAAGCGCAGCTCGCTGGACAACGTCTGACGTGGTGCCCGCACAGCATGCCGTCCTCATCGATAGCTCGAGGAACCTTATTCGTAATGACGGACTGGTGGCTCAAACTGATGGGAACG GTGGGGCGATTGCAGGGCCCATAGTGGCGGGTGTTGCAGGCGCGGCGGCGGGAGCGGCCGGTGCGGCGGCCGTAGCAAGCGTTGCTGCTCTTGCTGCCAAATCATCTTTGCTCTGGTGGATTGCTAGTGGTATGACAGGTCAAAAACCGAAACCACCTAAACCGCCCAAAGATCCCAAACCTCCACACCGTCCAAAACCACCGAAAGACCCGAAACCGCCAAAAGACCCGAAACCGCCAAAAGACCCAAAACCGCCCAAAGACCCAAAACCGCCCAAAGACCCAAAACCGCCCAAAGATCCAAAACCGCCTAAAGATCCCAAACCGCCAAAAGATCCCAAACCACCCAAAGATCCCAAACCGCCAAAAGATCCTAAACCGCCCAAAGATCCAAAACCGCCGCATCATTGGAAGCCGATCAAGGGTCCGAAACCACCGAAACATCCGAAACCGACATGGGATGATAAACCGCCGCATCATTGGAAGCCGATCAAGGATCCGAAACCCCCAAAACATCCGAAGCCACCGAAAGATCACAAACCACCAAAACACCCAAAACCGTGGCATCACCTCAAACCGATAAAGGATCCGAAGAAAGGAGAACTGGGAGATTATGAATACGTGACAGAGGACTATGATAACGTGGAATGGACAACGATGGAAAATGCAATACTTGAAACCACTACCGAAACAACGTTTACCCATCTAACAT tctgCCAGGACGGGGATGATTTGATTGATTCACCGATGGAAGTGGTTACGGACGTAGCCAGCGGATCATTTACCATAAAAGGGAAAGACGAGAAAAACTGTTCGTTAAGTATCACAGAGCCTACCGGTGAAAACATCAGCTTGTCGTGCGACATAATCACGCTTGGAAATGATGAATCATCTATAAAG ATTACAGACGGAATCGCCGTTGTGGCTGACGCGAATGTTCCAAATTCCGGGGTCTTCAGCTACACATCGATGACAAACGAGTTGATTTTGAATATTAGAAAACGTGGAACACCGGACTATTCGTGTTGGTGGACTCCAGTTTATGCTAATTAA